The genomic window CAAATCGTTGATATTATTCTTGATAACGATTATGAAGTCGTGATAACCCATGGCAATGGTCCTCAAGTTGGAGCTATTCTCCTCCAACAGGATGCTGGAGAGCATATGTATGGCATCCCCGCTCAGCCCATGGACGTTTGCGGTGCAATGAGTCAGGGACAGATTGGTTACATGATACAGCAGGCGGTAATTAACGAGCTTAGGAAGAGGGGCATAAACAAGCCGGTGGCAACGATAGTTACCCAAACGATTGTTGACAAGAACGACCCGGCATTTCAGAATCCCTCAAAGCCCGTGGGACCGTTTTATGACGAAGAGACTGCCAAAAAGCTTGCCAGAGAGAAGGGCTGGGTTGTCATAGAGGACTCTGGGAGGGGATGGAGGAGAGTCGTTCCTTCACCGGATCCGATTGGGCATGTTGAAGCTCCAATAATCCAAGACCTCGTTGAGAAGGGCTTCATAGTAATAGCCTCCGGTGGGGGAGGAATTCCGGTTATTGAGGAAAACGGTGAATTTAAGGGCGTTGAGGCAGTTATTGACAAAGATTTGGCTGGAGAGAAACTTGCTGAAGAGGTTAATGCCGACATCTTTATGATACTTACCGACGTCAATGGCGCTGCCATTAACTACGGCAAGCCGAACGAGCAGTGGCTTGAGAAAGTTACTGTTGATGAGCTCAAGAAGTACTACGAGGAAGGGCACTTCAAGAAGGGCAGCATGGGGCCAAAGGTTCTTGCTGCCATAAGGTTCATCGAATGGGGTGGAGAGAGAGCAGTAATTGCCGCTTTAGATAAGGCCGTTGAAGCCTTAGAAGGAAAAACTGGTACTCAAGTTGTTAAGTGACTTTTTCCTCTATTCTTTCACGATACATTTGCAATGCATGGGATCTCAATTTTATTTACCAAAAGTTTTAAAAATATTAAGTTACAATAATTCTGTAGGGATATTCAGGGGGTGAACTCATGGATCCGCTGAGTGGATTCATAGGCTCATTGATATGGTGGATACTGTTCTTCTACCTACTCATGGGGCCTCAGATTCAATATCGCCAATTGCAGATTGCTAGGGCAAAATTGCTGGAAAGATTGGCAAGAAAGAGAAACTCCACAGTAATAACAATGATCCACAGGCAAGAAAGTATAGGTTTCTTTGGGATTCCCGTGTACAAGTTCATAAGCATTGAGGATAGCGAAGAGATATTAAGAGCTATAAGGATGGCTCCAAAGGATAAACCAATTGATCTGATCATCCACACGCCGGGAGGATTGGTTTTGGCGGCAACGCAAATAGCAAAGGCTTTGAAGGATCATCCCGCAGAAACAAGGGTGATAGTGCCGCACTACGCAATGAGTGGTGGGACTTTAATAGCATTAGCTGCTGACAAGATTATAATGGATCCTCATGCGGTTTTGGGACCGGTTGATCCTCAGCTCGGCCAGTATCCAGCTCCGAGCATAATAAGGGCAGTTGAACAAAAAGGTGCAGAGAAAGTTGATGACCAAACTCTCATACTTGCTGATGTAGCAAAGAAGGCAATAAATCAAGTTCAGGAGTTTGTGTACAATCTCTTGAAGGACAAATACGGTGAAGAGAAAGCCAGAGAACTGGCTCAAATACTAACCGAGGGAAGATGGACTCACGACTACCCAATAACTGTTGAGCACGCAAAGGAACTCGGTCTTCATGTTGAAACAGACGTTCCAGAAGAGGTCTATGCCTTAATGGAGCTCTATAAACAACCTGTAAAGCAAAGAGGAACTGTAGAATTCATGCCTTATCCGGTAAAGCAACAAGGGAAGGACTAGCTAAGCAAATTTTTTGTTTATTTACATCACTTTTTGAAAATCTAAACACTAGTTCCCAGTTCTGGTGAATAATTTCGCATCTCAGCCAAAAAGTTTTTATTTGGTTTTTACATCCCTTTAGTTAGGCTTAAATCAGGGTGAGATTATGATCAACTATTCTAAAATGGAGGAAGGGGAAGAGACCATGCAAGTGAAAGTAGACCCAGAGGAAATTAAGAGGATAAAAGCCGAAATAGAGGCTTTAGAAAGAGAGAAAAAAGAGATACAGGAGAGATTGGAACAGCTCCAAAAGGAGCTGAATATTTGGATACAAAAAAGAGATGAGAAGAATAAAGAAGTAAGGCAGTTAAGGGAGAAAGCAAGAGAATATAAAATAAAAAGGGATGAAATCAACCAGCAGATTAAAGAGCTCAAAAAGAACAGAGAAGAAATAAACGCTAAGCTTGATCTTCTTTATCAGGAAGCCATGGAGTACAGGGCGAAGAGGGATGAATACAGACAGCTAAGAAGATTAAAGATGCCAAAAGAAAAGATAGAGGAAAGAATTGAAAAGCTTGAATGGGAACTGCAGACCAATCCAAACATAACCCCCGAAAGAGAAAAACAAATAGTTGATCAAATACAGGTTTTGGCTACAGAGCTTGAGATTCTCCAGCAAGCTGAGAGATTCCATAAGAAACTCCAAGAAACGAGGAAGAAGATTGAAAGTTTGAAGAAAGCAAGAAGGGCAATAGGGATGGAAATACAGAAGCTCGCAAATCAGAGTCAGCAGTTCCATGAACAGATGCTAAAAGCTTACCAGCAGGCAGATGAGATTAAAAAAGAAGCAGATGAGTATCACCAGAAGGTAGTTGAGCTCAGGGAAAAGATTAGGGAAGTTAGGATGGATCTCAGAGAGGTAGAGAAGAAGATATTCGAGTTTGATCAGAAGCACAAAGAGCTTATAGCGTATAAGATGGTTGCAAGAATGAGGGCAAAGAAAGATGCTACATTCGAAAAGGCAGTTGAAGCTCTTGAAAAGTTCAAGCGCGGTGAAAAGCTTACTTTGGATGAGCTCCTGCTGCTCCAGAGATACAATCTGGTGTGAAGCATGGAAATTATAAAACACGAGGGTCCAGGGAGGCTTGGGTTAGTCAAAATTAAGGAAAAGACCTTTAAGACGCCCGCTTTGTCTGGAGTAGATTTTACCCTTTCGCCGTTCAATTCTTACTTCTACCCCAAAGATTTTGGGGAATATGATTTCAACCTTGCCCCTTCAATCCCCCTCAGCTTTTATACCCCAAGGGAGATAGTAGAAAAAGCTTTGAGCAGGCTGTATGACGTTGATTACTCAAAATTCAACGCCCTTTATGTCCCGGTCGTGAGGAACCTCGAATACATTGATGAGTTTCTAGAAAATGTCCTTTCTCAGCACTCATTTGATGCCCTCTATATAGGAAACGCGAAAATCTTTGTAAAGGACTACCGGAGGTTTGTTCAAGCCATTAGGCTTATCCGGGAGAAAGATCCAAATTTACTCCTCATTACTGACCTTGAGCCTTTCTTCTATCCCCTGGCTGTTTATCTCGGTATTGACGCCTTCGATACCCGTTCCTTGAAGCTCTACGATTTCCACAAGAGGGGCTTTACCCAATTTTCTCCGATACTGTGGGATGAGAAAGAGAATTCTCTTGAATTTGCTAAGGAGGTTATAAAACTTGTTAAAAAGGCTCTTGAGGAAGGGAAGCTCCGCTATCTGGTTGAGAACTTTTTCTACACTCAAGCTCACGCCGGAATATTGAGGATAGCTGATAAAGAAAATTGGGACTATCTTGAAAAATACACCCCAATACAAAGGGATACCGTTTACTTCATAAGCGATGCCTCCCAGAACAGGCCGGAAGTAGTGAGGTGGAGGCAAAGGGTAGTTGAGAGATTTAAGCCCCCTGAAAACGCTGAAGTGCTCTTTCTCTTCCCATGCTCAGCTAAAAAGCCCTATTCTCACTCGCGCTCTCACACCCTTTACAGAAAAGCCCTCAAGGAAGCCCTTGGAAGTGGGATATACAGGATACACGAGCTCATTTTAACTTCTCCTTTTGGAGTGGTGCCGAGAGAGTGGGAGTGGTTAGCCAAATACGACATTGTAGTCACCGGCCATTGGAGTGAAGAAGAGATAAGCTCTGCGGCTGAGCTCTTAGCTAAGGTTCTAGAGAAATACCCCAAGAGGATTCCGATAATAGCTCATTTGGATGAAGCTTATGTAGATGTTGCTAAAAGAGCCAGCGAGATTAGTGGGAGAGAGATAATCTTTACTCCAGTTAAAAACGGCACAACGAGTAAGGAAAGCTTGGAGGGCTTAAAGAAGACGATAAAAGAACTAGGCTTGGATTTAACTGCTGGAAAAGAAGATAGAACTTACCGCTTCTACGAGAACATTAGGAAAGTGTTTGACTTCTACTTTGGCTTGGGTGCTGGAGAGGCGGTTCTCCCCGAGGATGCGAGAATCATAGGTTCCAAGATGCTCCGCATTCTCATAGGCAATGAGCAAACCGGAACTTACCAAGACGGCGTGATAAGTGTGACGCCATTCGGCATGCAGCGCATCTACAATGCAACGAAGAGCTATTACGTGAAGATTGACTTCGATCTCAGGGGAGACGTTTTTGCCGTGGGGGTTAATGAAGCAGATTACAAAATACGCCCGGATGACATTGTTGGCGTTGTAAGGGATGAAAAAGTAGTTGGCGTTGGAAAGGCTATTCTGAGTGGAGAGGAAATGGTGAAGGCAAAGAGGGGCATTGCGGTGAAGGTTAGGAAGAAGGCATAACTCTCGATGGTTCTATGCCCAAGTATTTCAAGCGAGGAGTAAAGAGGGAGCACCATTTCCTCAAGGGAATTGAGAAGCCGCTTGAGGAGATAGCCAGTATTCCAGAGGTTAAGAAAGTAATTCCGGGGAGAATATATGCCAGCGACTCAAGAGGCTTTGAGATAAAGGTGACAAGAGAAACTCACGCAGGATTAAAGCTCGTCGCAAAGAGCGACGGTTCTGTGCAGGAGGTTTTTCTCGTTGTAGATAAAAAGCAGAGGGAATTCGTCTGGAAGAAGATAGAAGAGCTCGCAGAGAAGTGGAGAAAGGGTTGAAGGTTTAAGGGGTTTTTGCTGTTCAGCTATTCAGAGCTCCCTTTTCCCCTCGAAGAATTCAATAAGCTCCTCGTCGCTTATGTCTTCTTCATATCCGAGCTCCTTTTTCTGAAGCTCTATTAAGCCTGGGGTAAGCAAAAGCTTTCCTTCCAGCTTTGGCACCGCGTAGTGGAGGGTTATCTCGCTGAAGTCATCAAGCTTTATAGTTGGATGCTCTTCATATTCTATTTCCTCCAGTCTTTTTCCTTCCGCTATGAGTTTTGCAACTATCGCCGAACCGTCTATCGAGAACTGGACTTTTCCAATGTTTCTTGCCTTAGCCCCTTCGATCTTTGAGGTTATGAACTTCTTCGTCTTTCCTGTGAACTCAAAGTCCCCGAGGATTCCTCCCACAACTATGATCGTGTCTTCCTCTATGTCCTCTGGTTTGAGCTCCTCTTCAGCAAAGGGATCAAGGATTATTATTTTTGAGCGATCAAACGGAAACTCGGTGACGCTTTGTGAAATAACTCCGCCGAGTTTGGCGAGCTCTTCTCTCTCCTCCGGCAAAACGTTTGTGAAGATGAGCTTATCCCCCCACCACTCGCTTGCGTGTTTATACTCAAGCAGAACCCACTCTCCAAGCTTTTCAAGATGTTCTATTATTAAATACACCATTTTTCTCACCCAGAAACTTGATGGTGGGGCCGCCGGGATTTGAACCCGGGTCTCCGGCTCCCGAAGCCGGAAGGATAGACCAAGCTACCCCACGGCCCCTCAGCGCTAACTTTCAAGCATCTGGTTATAAATCTTTCCCAACTCTCCCAGCAAAAGATATAAATTCTAAACGGCATAGTGGTGAAGGATGCCAATGATATCAATAATAGTCCCTACATACAATGAGCGGGAAAACTTGGAGGAGCTGTTTGAACGGATAGCGAAAGCTTTAGAAGGAAAGGAGTTTGAAATAATAATTGTGGATGACGATTCTCCGGACAGAACTTGGGAAAAGGCGAAAGAGCTTGCAAAAAAATATCCCGTAAAGGTTATAAGGAGAACAGACGAGAGAGGGCTTTCTTCTGCTGTTATTCGGGGTTTCGAAGAGGCGAGGGGAGAGATCTTTGTGGTTATGGATGCTGACCTGCAACACCCCCCAGAAGTTATCCCTGAGTTGATTAAAGCTATTGAGAGTGGGGCCGATATAGCTATAGCGAGCAGATATGTGAGAGGAGGAAAAGTTGAAAATTGGTACTGGTGGAGAAAACTCATCTCAAAAGGAGCAATAATGATAGGCAGAGTTGCTCTGCCAAAGATAAGGGGGATTAGAGATCCTGTGAGCGGGTTTTTTGCCCTTAAGAGAGAAGTTGTTGAGGGAGTTGAACTCAATCCAGTGGGCTTCAAAATCCTTCTTGAGATACTTATAAAGGGCAGATATTCAAAAGTCGTGGAGATTCCCTTTACATTCGGGTTAAGAAGTTCGGGAGAAAGTAAGTTAAGCAACAAGCAAATACTGAACTATCTACGCCATCTTTACAGGCTCATGAAATGGGAGGGGGAGATAGACAGGCTTGTTAAATTCTCCATAGTTGGTTTAAGCGGCATTGTTGTAAATGAAGGCTCTCTTCTTGGCTTTGTGGAATTTTTAGGGTGGGACAAGAGGATAGCGGTAATCCCAGCGACTGAGCTTTCCATACTGAACAATTTTATATGGAATGACCTCTGGACGTTTAGGGATCTAAAGAGAAAGCCGATTCACATACGCTTACTAAACT from Thermococcus alcaliphilus includes these protein-coding regions:
- the arcC gene encoding carbamate kinase, whose translation is MRKRVVIALGGNAILQRGQKGTYEEQMENVRKTAKQIVDIILDNDYEVVITHGNGPQVGAILLQQDAGEHMYGIPAQPMDVCGAMSQGQIGYMIQQAVINELRKRGINKPVATIVTQTIVDKNDPAFQNPSKPVGPFYDEETAKKLAREKGWVVIEDSGRGWRRVVPSPDPIGHVEAPIIQDLVEKGFIVIASGGGGIPVIEENGEFKGVEAVIDKDLAGEKLAEEVNADIFMILTDVNGAAINYGKPNEQWLEKVTVDELKKYYEEGHFKKGSMGPKVLAAIRFIEWGGERAVIAALDKAVEALEGKTGTQVVK
- a CDS encoding SDH family Clp fold serine proteinase, producing the protein MDPLSGFIGSLIWWILFFYLLMGPQIQYRQLQIARAKLLERLARKRNSTVITMIHRQESIGFFGIPVYKFISIEDSEEILRAIRMAPKDKPIDLIIHTPGGLVLAATQIAKALKDHPAETRVIVPHYAMSGGTLIALAADKIIMDPHAVLGPVDPQLGQYPAPSIIRAVEQKGAEKVDDQTLILADVAKKAINQVQEFVYNLLKDKYGEEKARELAQILTEGRWTHDYPITVEHAKELGLHVETDVPEEVYALMELYKQPVKQRGTVEFMPYPVKQQGKD
- a CDS encoding coiled-coil protein, with protein sequence MQVKVDPEEIKRIKAEIEALEREKKEIQERLEQLQKELNIWIQKRDEKNKEVRQLREKAREYKIKRDEINQQIKELKKNREEINAKLDLLYQEAMEYRAKRDEYRQLRRLKMPKEKIEERIEKLEWELQTNPNITPEREKQIVDQIQVLATELEILQQAERFHKKLQETRKKIESLKKARRAIGMEIQKLANQSQQFHEQMLKAYQQADEIKKEADEYHQKVVELREKIREVRMDLREVEKKIFEFDQKHKELIAYKMVARMRAKKDATFEKAVEALEKFKRGEKLTLDELLLLQRYNLV
- the arcS gene encoding archaeosine synthase subunit alpha, translating into MEIIKHEGPGRLGLVKIKEKTFKTPALSGVDFTLSPFNSYFYPKDFGEYDFNLAPSIPLSFYTPREIVEKALSRLYDVDYSKFNALYVPVVRNLEYIDEFLENVLSQHSFDALYIGNAKIFVKDYRRFVQAIRLIREKDPNLLLITDLEPFFYPLAVYLGIDAFDTRSLKLYDFHKRGFTQFSPILWDEKENSLEFAKEVIKLVKKALEEGKLRYLVENFFYTQAHAGILRIADKENWDYLEKYTPIQRDTVYFISDASQNRPEVVRWRQRVVERFKPPENAEVLFLFPCSAKKPYSHSRSHTLYRKALKEALGSGIYRIHELILTSPFGVVPREWEWLAKYDIVVTGHWSEEEISSAAELLAKVLEKYPKRIPIIAHLDEAYVDVAKRASEISGREIIFTPVKNGTTSKESLEGLKKTIKELGLDLTAGKEDRTYRFYENIRKVFDFYFGLGAGEAVLPEDARIIGSKMLRILIGNEQTGTYQDGVISVTPFGMQRIYNATKSYYVKIDFDLRGDVFAVGVNEADYKIRPDDIVGVVRDEKVVGVGKAILSGEEMVKAKRGIAVKVRKKA
- a CDS encoding DUF2103 domain-containing protein, with amino-acid sequence MPKYFKRGVKREHHFLKGIEKPLEEIASIPEVKKVIPGRIYASDSRGFEIKVTRETHAGLKLVAKSDGSVQEVFLVVDKKQREFVWKKIEELAEKWRKG
- a CDS encoding glycosyltransferase, coding for MISIIVPTYNERENLEELFERIAKALEGKEFEIIIVDDDSPDRTWEKAKELAKKYPVKVIRRTDERGLSSAVIRGFEEARGEIFVVMDADLQHPPEVIPELIKAIESGADIAIASRYVRGGKVENWYWWRKLISKGAIMIGRVALPKIRGIRDPVSGFFALKREVVEGVELNPVGFKILLEILIKGRYSKVVEIPFTFGLRSSGESKLSNKQILNYLRHLYRLMKWEGEIDRLVKFSIVGLSGIVVNEGSLLGFVEFLGWDKRIAVIPATELSILNNFIWNDLWTFRDLKRKPIHIRLLNFHLAALTGALVQWSFYLILLYLGVHYLIANLFGIGASFIVRFLFNRNITWA